A part of Crassostrea angulata isolate pt1a10 chromosome 5, ASM2561291v2, whole genome shotgun sequence genomic DNA contains:
- the LOC128185508 gene encoding uncharacterized protein LOC128185508: protein MNIFVLCGVLFLLIACTGTQKTLNIHDLLEKFLKTKQTSWRHTNSVIKSANIANIKVDVLSTFVLNGSIESKKSVDCSEILRNDPSVKGSNGVYTIYPDRTNAKKVFCDMTTNGGGWTAIQKRVDGSTDFYRTWKEYKEGFGNPSHDYWIGNDVVHQLTKNRPQKLRVGLQRYSGEKGYAEYSHFAVGNEDSKYKLTLSGYIGTIGNSLDIQNGMMFTTKDQDNDELGSINCANHYFGGWWYKACHATNLNGLYAKSALLDPKYNTWKSWISNHEAFKTTVLMIRPVREKGLIFFDSMNIFVFCEIFVLLTVCMGSQETLNIHDLLEKLLKTNQTSWRHTNSVIESSNIANIKVDVLSTYVLNGSIERKKSVDCSEILKNDPSLKGSNGVYTIYPDRTNAKKVFCDMTTKCGGWTAIQRRVDGSTNFYRTWKEYKEGFGNPSHDYWIGNDVIHQLTKNSPQKLRVHLERFSGEKGYAEYSHFAVGNKDSKYKLTLSGYIGTVGNSLDYQNGMMFSTKDQDNDKLGGKHCANDFYGGWWYKTCHYTNLNGLYAKSALRNPKYNSWRTWISDHEALKTTVMMIRPVQFEKDA from the exons ATGAATATATTTGTGTTGTGTGGGGTATTGTTCCTTTTAATAGCATGTACGGGGACTCAGAAAACTCTGAATATCCATG ACCTGCTAGAAAAATTCTTGAAAACCAAACAAACTTCCTGGAGACATACCAACAGCGTTATTAAATCTGCCAACATTGCAAACATCAAAGTTGATGTATTGTCTACTTTTGTTTTGAACGGGAGCATTGAAA GCAAGAAAAGTGTTGATTGTTCAGAGATTCTGAGAAATGATCCCAGCGTGAAAGGCAGCAATGGAGTTTATACAATATATCCGGATCGTACCAACGCCAAGAAGGTTTTCTGTGACATGACAACCAACGGTGGGGGATGGACT GCTATACAAAAACGGGTAGATGGTTCAACAGATTTTTACAGAACGTGGAAAGAATACAAGGAAGGATTTGGTAATCCATCCCATGACTACTGGAttg GTAATGATGTAGTTCATCAACTAACAAAGAATAGGCCCCAAAAACTTCGTGTTGGTCTTCAAAGATATTCTGGAGAAAAAGGTTATGCGGAATATTCACATTTCGCCGTAGGAAACGAAGACAGCAAATATAAGTTGACTCTGTCGGGATACATTGGGACTATTG GAAACAGTCTAGATATTCAGAATGGTATGATGTTTACCACGAAGGATCAAGATAATGACGAACTCGGAAGTATAAATTGTGCAAATCACTACTTTGGTGGGTGGTGGTATAAAGCGTGTCATGCTACAAATCTTAATGGCTTGTATGCAAAATCAGCTTTGCTTGACCCGAAGTATAACACTTGGAAATCTTGGATATCTAACCACGAAGCTTTCAAAACAACAGTCCTGATGATACGTCCGGTACGG GAaaaaggtttaatttttttcgacAGCATGAATATATTTGTGTTTTGTGAGATATTTGTCCTTTTAACGGTATGCATGGGGAGTCAGGAAACTCTGAACATCCATG ACCTGCTGGAAAAACTCttgaaaacaaatcaaacatCATGGAGACATACCAACAGCGTTATTGAATCCTCCAACATTGCAAACATCAAAGTTGATGTATTGTCTACTTATGTTTTGAACGGAAGCATTGAAA gaAAGAAAAGTGTTGATTGTTCAGAGATTCTGAAAAATGATCCCAGTTTAAAAGGCAGCAATGGAGTTTATACCATATATCCGGATCGTACCAACGCAAAGAAGGTTTTCTGTGACATGACAACCAAATGCGGGGGATGGACt GCTATACAAAGACGAGTAGATGGTTCAACAAATTTTTACAGAACATGGAAAGAATACAAGGAAGGGTTTGGTAATCCATCCCATGATTACTGGATTG GTAATGATGTTATTCATCAGCTTACAAAGAACAGCCCTCAAAAACTCCGTGTTCATCTTGAAAGGTTTTCTGGAGAAAAAGGTTATGCGGAATATTCACACTTCGCCGTAGGAAACAAAGATAGCAAATATAAGTTGACTCTGTCGGGATATATCGGGACTGTTG GAAACAGTCTAGATTATCAGAATGGAATGATGTTTTCCACGAAGGATCAAGATAATGACAAGCTTGGAGGTAAACATTGTGCAAATGACTTCTATGGTGGATGGTGGTATAAGACGTGTCATTATACAAATCTTAATGGCTTGTATGCGAAATCAGCTTTGCGTAACCCAAAGTATAACAGCTGGAGAACTTGGATATCTGACCACGAAGCTTTGAAAACAACAGTCATGATGATACGTCCAGTCCAATTTGAAAAGGATGCTTGA